One Amorphoplanes digitatis genomic window carries:
- a CDS encoding ComEC/Rec2 family competence protein yields MGAERADRRAPDLRLAGFAVALWLAALAALYLSARAGLIVGGVALMGAAATALIGSSAGKASGASAWRMVGALRWLVAAALLGAGCGAVATAARVSVREAGPLAALVADGATVRVDLVVRDDPRALRGSRGLPATYLVAVDLTAVYPVDAPRLRLSARALVLGSDPAWRVLLPGQRASVAGRLLAPRGGDLRAAVLSAHDPPRLRGRPSWAQRGAGALRAGLQRACAPLPDDVGGLLPGLVVGDTSRLDAALEEDFRQTGMTHLNAVSGANVAIIIGVVLFAVRWARAGPVVTALVCAVALAGFVILARPSPSVVRAAAMGAIGLLGLAAGRTRAALPALAAGVAVLIVVDPELAGDVGFALSVLATGGLLLLAPKWRDALRDRGWPPGAAEALAVPAAAQVACGPVVAGISGSVSLVAVPANLLVVPAIAPATLLGVSAAVLSPVWPAGAEFTAWVGQWPARWLVIVATYGARVPAGALPWPGGVLGALLLGVVTVALLVAARRPVVRSLVAVLCAGAVVGTLPVRLLASGWPPPRWLIVTCAVGQGDAVVLPAGAGRAVVVDAGPEPAPVDHCLRRLGVRQVLLFVVSHFHVDHVGGVAGVFRNRSVGAVITPDWPDPPGGRALVAAQAAGARTPMLAVGPGWTYTVGGLAVTVLGPYEPLRGTSSDPNNNSLVLRARVDGRTLLLPGDAETEEQQELLSHLGPAAVRADVLKVAHHGSAYQLPEFVDAVDPAVALVSVGAGNDYGHPNAGLLARLGRGGARVLRTDEGGDLAAVSTGGGLAVVACGDPPDS; encoded by the coding sequence GTGGGTGCTGAACGGGCCGATCGCCGTGCACCGGACCTCCGCCTGGCCGGCTTCGCTGTGGCGCTGTGGCTGGCCGCGCTAGCCGCGCTGTACCTGTCGGCCCGTGCCGGTCTGATCGTCGGCGGGGTCGCGCTGATGGGTGCGGCCGCGACAGCGCTGATTGGGTCGTCAGCCGGCAAGGCGTCCGGGGCTTCCGCGTGGCGGATGGTGGGTGCTCTTCGGTGGTTGGTGGCCGCCGCGCTGCTCGGCGCGGGGTGCGGCGCTGTCGCCACGGCCGCGCGGGTGAGTGTGCGGGAGGCGGGGCCGCTCGCTGCGCTCGTTGCCGACGGCGCCACCGTACGGGTCGATCTGGTGGTGCGTGATGATCCGCGGGCGCTGCGGGGATCGCGGGGGCTGCCGGCCACGTACCTGGTCGCGGTCGATCTCACGGCCGTGTATCCCGTCGATGCTCCTCGGCTGCGGCTCTCCGCGCGGGCGTTGGTGCTCGGTTCCGATCCCGCGTGGCGGGTCCTGCTGCCCGGCCAGCGGGCCTCGGTCGCGGGCCGGCTGCTGGCGCCGCGCGGCGGTGATCTGCGCGCCGCCGTGCTGTCCGCCCATGATCCGCCGCGGCTGCGCGGCCGCCCCTCGTGGGCGCAGCGCGGCGCCGGTGCCCTGCGCGCCGGGCTGCAGCGGGCGTGCGCGCCGCTGCCCGACGACGTCGGTGGTCTGCTGCCGGGCCTGGTCGTCGGCGACACCAGCCGCCTCGACGCCGCCCTGGAGGAGGACTTCCGGCAGACCGGGATGACTCACCTGAACGCGGTCAGCGGCGCCAACGTGGCGATCATCATCGGCGTGGTGCTGTTCGCGGTGCGGTGGGCCAGGGCCGGGCCGGTCGTCACCGCTCTGGTCTGCGCCGTCGCGCTGGCCGGGTTCGTGATCCTGGCGCGGCCGTCGCCGAGCGTGGTGCGGGCCGCGGCGATGGGTGCGATCGGTCTGCTCGGGCTCGCGGCTGGGCGTACCCGGGCGGCGCTGCCCGCGCTCGCCGCCGGGGTGGCCGTCCTGATCGTCGTCGACCCCGAGCTGGCCGGCGACGTGGGCTTCGCGCTCTCCGTGCTGGCCACCGGCGGCCTGCTGCTGCTCGCTCCGAAGTGGCGGGATGCGCTGCGCGACCGTGGCTGGCCGCCCGGTGCCGCGGAGGCCCTCGCGGTGCCGGCCGCGGCGCAGGTGGCGTGCGGACCCGTCGTGGCTGGGATCTCCGGGTCGGTGAGCCTCGTGGCCGTGCCGGCGAACCTGCTCGTCGTGCCGGCGATCGCCCCCGCCACGCTGCTCGGCGTCTCCGCCGCCGTGCTGTCGCCGGTGTGGCCGGCCGGCGCGGAGTTCACCGCCTGGGTGGGGCAGTGGCCGGCGCGGTGGCTCGTCATCGTCGCTACCTACGGCGCCCGGGTGCCCGCCGGCGCGCTGCCGTGGCCCGGCGGGGTGCTCGGCGCGCTGCTGCTCGGCGTCGTCACGGTCGCGCTGCTCGTCGCCGCCCGGCGGCCCGTCGTCCGGAGCCTCGTCGCGGTTCTCTGCGCCGGTGCCGTGGTGGGCACGCTGCCCGTACGGTTGCTCGCGTCCGGCTGGCCGCCGCCCCGCTGGCTGATCGTCACCTGCGCCGTCGGGCAGGGCGACGCCGTGGTGCTGCCGGCGGGTGCCGGCCGGGCGGTCGTGGTCGATGCCGGGCCCGAGCCTGCGCCCGTCGACCACTGCCTGCGCCGGCTCGGCGTACGCCAGGTCCTGCTCTTCGTCGTCAGCCACTTCCATGTCGACCACGTCGGCGGGGTCGCCGGGGTCTTCCGGAACCGGTCCGTCGGCGCCGTCATCACGCCCGACTGGCCCGATCCGCCCGGTGGCCGGGCACTGGTGGCGGCACAGGCCGCCGGGGCGCGCACGCCGATGCTGGCCGTCGGCCCCGGGTGGACGTACACGGTCGGCGGGCTCGCGGTGACTGTGCTGGGGCCGTACGAGCCGCTGCGGGGGACCAGCTCCGACCCGAACAACAACTCGCTCGTGCTGCGGGCCCGGGTCGACGGGCGGACCCTGCTGCTGCCGGGCGACGCCGAGACCGAGGAGCAACAGGAACTGCTCAGCCACCTCGGCCCGGCCGCCGTACGCGCCGACGTCCTGAAGGTCGCCCACCACGGGAGCGCGTACCAGCTGCCGGAGTTCGTCGACGCCGTCGATCCCGCCGTGGCGCTGGTCAGCGTCGGGGCGGGCAACGACTACGGCCATCCGAATGCCGGGCTCCTCGCGCGCCTCGGCAGGGGCGGTGCGCGCGTCCTGCGTACCGATGAAGGGGGTGACCTGGCCGCGGTCAGCACCGGCGGAGGCCTCGCCGTCGTCGCCTGCGGCGACCCGCCGGACTCCTGA
- a CDS encoding helix-hairpin-helix domain-containing protein: MAGSSDAGPFADDSPGTERFGVGAVLSGAGAFDPGRRGVRALAAVAVVVVLVAALLAWRARPRVDPVAPPGIDPVAADAPLAGDTPAAAGAAPSASGPAQVVVAVGGKVRKPGLVQLPTGARVADALRAAGGANPGVDVAPLNLARKIADGELIMVGVTPPPGAAPTGPAGPAAPGSPAGGPVNLNTATLADLDGLPGVGPVLAQRILEARDAQGGFRAVTDLRKVEGIGTARFEQLKDLVTV; encoded by the coding sequence GTGGCCGGCTCATCCGATGCCGGGCCCTTTGCCGACGACTCCCCGGGTACCGAACGTTTTGGGGTCGGCGCCGTGCTCAGCGGTGCGGGCGCCTTCGATCCCGGCCGGAGGGGAGTGCGGGCCCTGGCCGCCGTCGCGGTCGTCGTCGTGCTCGTCGCGGCGTTGCTGGCCTGGCGAGCGCGGCCCCGGGTGGATCCGGTGGCTCCGCCCGGAATCGATCCCGTCGCCGCCGACGCCCCGCTCGCGGGCGACACACCGGCCGCCGCAGGTGCCGCACCGAGCGCCTCCGGCCCGGCTCAGGTTGTCGTCGCGGTCGGCGGCAAGGTCCGCAAGCCGGGGCTGGTGCAACTCCCGACCGGTGCCCGCGTGGCGGACGCCCTGCGTGCCGCGGGCGGCGCCAACCCGGGTGTGGACGTCGCACCCCTGAACCTGGCCCGCAAGATCGCCGACGGCGAACTGATCATGGTTGGCGTCACCCCGCCGCCGGGCGCCGCTCCGACCGGCCCGGCCGGTCCCGCGGCGCCGGGCAGCCCCGCCGGCGGCCCGGTGAACCTGAACACCGCGACCCTTGCCGACCTGGACGGCCTGCCGGGCGTGGGACCGGTGCTGGCCCAGCGGATCCTGGAGGCCCGCGATGCACAGGGCGGCTTCCGGGCCGTCACGGACCTCCGCAAGGTCGAGGGCATCGGCACCGCCCGTTTCGAGCAGCTCAAAGACCTGGTGACGGTGTGA